One window of the Actinomyces procaprae genome contains the following:
- the rho gene encoding transcription termination factor Rho codes for MTEIYSARPSLSTMRLAELQQLASTMGLKGTSRMRKSELIAAIRENQKAAPAGASAPAAQAAGKQAEQSETPPPARRRDRPESPAEEADVPESKREEAGADAPSPDRSARARARRRVTAAAGAPKDAPASPEVPLVLDLPQPPEAGESDGQAPARAGRRTADSSASDSYEGSRRSRRRVQAASGGSERRHGFELPAEDHADAKAALMRDLADATGTPAVDAGERRRRSGNDWDEQADDDTRGGRRRRGRKRRDRGDYDGNQDRGQQPREEEVLLPVAGILDMADRQHAYLRTSGYLPGPKDVYVSGQQIKDNGLRAGDAITGWVRENGDNNPGNGGGVGRGRRQNRTNRLKYKPLVSVETINGMDPERAKRRPEFTKLTPLYPQEQLRLETTPKALTPRVIDLVSPIGKGQRGLIVSPPKAGKTIILQQIANAIAINNPEAHLMVVLVDERPEEVTDMQRTVKGEVIASTFDRPASDHTTVAELAIERAKRLVELGQDVVVLLDSITRLGRAYNLAAPASGRILSGGVDASALYPPKRFFGAARNIENGGSLTILATALVETGSKMDEVIFEEFKGTGNMELRLSRQLAERRVFPAVDVAASSTRREELLIDPAQLKIMWRLRRLFSGLEQQQALELVLGKLKETQSNAEFLMVISKTTPQGTSLADADDDAKLA; via the coding sequence GTGACCGAGATTTACAGCGCTCGCCCTTCGCTGTCCACCATGCGGCTGGCTGAGCTCCAGCAGCTCGCCTCAACCATGGGGCTAAAGGGCACTTCACGTATGCGGAAGAGCGAACTCATCGCCGCTATCCGCGAGAACCAGAAAGCAGCACCTGCGGGAGCCTCCGCTCCGGCGGCGCAGGCGGCCGGGAAGCAGGCCGAGCAAAGCGAGACTCCGCCCCCGGCGCGGCGCCGCGACCGGCCCGAGTCTCCCGCCGAGGAGGCCGACGTGCCGGAATCCAAGCGGGAGGAGGCGGGCGCTGACGCGCCGTCGCCCGATCGCTCCGCCCGGGCCCGTGCCCGACGCCGTGTGACCGCCGCGGCGGGAGCCCCCAAGGACGCCCCCGCATCGCCGGAGGTGCCCCTGGTCCTGGACCTGCCCCAGCCCCCCGAGGCGGGGGAGTCGGACGGCCAGGCGCCTGCACGCGCCGGCCGTCGTACGGCCGACTCCTCGGCCTCCGACTCCTATGAGGGGTCTCGCCGTTCCCGACGCCGCGTCCAGGCGGCCTCCGGCGGTTCCGAACGCCGCCACGGCTTCGAGCTTCCTGCTGAGGACCACGCCGACGCCAAGGCCGCACTCATGCGTGACCTGGCCGACGCCACCGGCACTCCCGCGGTAGACGCGGGCGAGCGCCGTCGTCGCAGCGGAAACGACTGGGACGAGCAGGCCGACGACGACACCCGTGGCGGGCGCCGTCGCCGCGGCCGCAAGCGCCGGGACCGCGGCGACTACGACGGGAACCAGGACCGGGGCCAGCAGCCCCGTGAGGAAGAGGTCCTGCTGCCGGTCGCCGGCATCCTCGACATGGCCGACCGCCAGCACGCCTACCTGCGCACCTCCGGATACCTGCCCGGCCCCAAGGACGTGTACGTCAGCGGCCAGCAGATCAAGGACAACGGCCTGCGCGCGGGCGACGCCATCACCGGCTGGGTCCGCGAGAACGGAGACAACAACCCCGGCAACGGCGGGGGCGTCGGCCGCGGCCGCCGCCAGAACCGTACGAACCGGCTGAAGTACAAGCCGCTGGTCTCCGTAGAGACCATCAACGGCATGGACCCCGAGCGGGCCAAGCGCCGCCCCGAGTTCACCAAGCTCACCCCCCTGTACCCGCAGGAGCAGCTGCGCCTGGAGACCACCCCCAAGGCACTCACCCCGCGAGTCATCGACCTGGTCTCACCCATCGGCAAGGGCCAGCGCGGCCTGATCGTCTCACCGCCCAAGGCCGGAAAGACGATCATCCTGCAGCAGATCGCCAACGCGATTGCCATCAACAACCCGGAGGCGCACCTGATGGTGGTGCTCGTTGACGAGCGCCCCGAGGAGGTCACCGACATGCAGCGCACGGTCAAGGGGGAGGTCATCGCCTCCACCTTCGACCGGCCCGCCTCCGACCACACCACGGTGGCCGAGCTCGCCATTGAGCGCGCCAAGCGGCTGGTGGAGCTGGGACAGGACGTGGTGGTGCTGCTGGACTCCATCACCCGCCTGGGGCGCGCCTACAACCTGGCCGCACCCGCATCCGGGCGCATCCTGTCCGGCGGTGTGGACGCCAGTGCCCTGTACCCGCCCAAGCGCTTCTTCGGTGCCGCCCGCAACATCGAGAACGGCGGCAGCCTCACAATCCTGGCCACCGCCCTGGTGGAGACCGGCTCCAAGATGGATGAGGTCATCTTCGAGGAGTTCAAGGGAACCGGCAACATGGAGCTGCGGCTGTCGCGGCAGCTGGCCGAACGGCGTGTCTTCCCCGCCGTCGACGTCGCCGCGTCCTCCACTCGCCGCGAGGAGCTGCTGATCGACCCCGCCCAGTTGAAGATCATGTGGCGGCTGCGGCGGCTGTTCTCCGGCCTGGAGCAGCAGCAGGCCCTGGAACTGGTGCTCGGCAAGCTCAAGGAGACCCAGTCCAACGCGGAGTTCCTCATGGTCATCTCCAAGACCACCCCGCAGGGCACCTCCCTGGCCGACGCGGACGACGACGCCAAGCTCGCCTGA
- a CDS encoding homoserine dehydrogenase, whose product MAQSGRAVAPTPDRPTLRVGVLGSGTVGTQVIRLLLEQADDFAARSGSRLEITGVAVRDVDAPRDDSVPRELLTDDAESVATSNDIVIELIGGIEPARTLILAAFASGASVITGNKALIAAHGPELYAAAAEANTDFYYEAAVAGAIPVVYALRESMAGDRVTSVLGIVNGTTNYILDEMSTKGLSFDAALAAAQELGYAEADPTADVDGLDAAAKAAIIASLAFHTRVGMDDVEVEGIRSITADDIREAHASGCELKLLAIAQRREDEQANGISVRVHPALVPADHPLASVHSGFNAVLVEAEAAGRLMFYGQGAGGTPTASAVLSDVVAAAAHRVNGGQAPRESNYAELPILSPEQALTRYQIQLRVADAPGSLAAVAQVFGDHDVSINSVRQASYVDVGDELALVTIVTHAAPVGRLEAAVEGLRAQERVAEVVSTRRVEGL is encoded by the coding sequence ATGGCGCAGTCAGGCCGGGCGGTCGCGCCCACGCCTGACCGCCCCACACTGCGCGTCGGAGTCCTCGGCTCCGGCACCGTCGGCACCCAGGTGATCCGGCTGCTACTGGAGCAGGCCGATGACTTCGCCGCCCGCTCCGGCTCCCGCCTGGAGATCACCGGCGTGGCCGTACGCGACGTGGACGCGCCCCGCGACGACTCCGTCCCACGCGAGCTGCTCACCGACGACGCCGAGTCCGTCGCCACCTCCAACGACATCGTCATCGAGCTCATCGGCGGCATCGAGCCGGCCCGCACCCTTATCCTGGCCGCCTTCGCCTCCGGCGCCAGCGTCATCACCGGAAACAAGGCACTCATCGCCGCCCACGGCCCCGAGCTGTACGCGGCCGCCGCCGAGGCGAACACTGACTTCTACTACGAGGCCGCCGTCGCCGGCGCCATCCCGGTGGTCTACGCCCTGCGCGAGTCCATGGCCGGCGACCGCGTCACCAGTGTGCTCGGCATCGTCAACGGCACCACCAACTACATCCTGGATGAGATGAGCACCAAGGGGCTGTCCTTCGACGCCGCCCTGGCCGCCGCTCAGGAGCTCGGTTACGCCGAGGCCGACCCCACGGCCGACGTCGACGGCCTTGACGCCGCCGCCAAGGCCGCCATCATCGCCTCCCTCGCCTTCCACACCCGTGTGGGAATGGACGACGTCGAGGTCGAGGGCATCCGCTCCATCACCGCCGACGACATCCGCGAGGCCCACGCCTCCGGCTGCGAGCTCAAGCTGCTTGCCATCGCCCAGCGCCGCGAGGACGAGCAGGCCAACGGCATCTCCGTGCGCGTGCACCCCGCCCTGGTCCCGGCGGACCACCCGCTCGCCAGCGTCCACAGCGGCTTCAACGCCGTGCTGGTGGAGGCCGAGGCCGCCGGCCGGCTCATGTTCTACGGCCAGGGCGCCGGCGGCACCCCCACCGCCTCCGCGGTGCTCTCCGACGTCGTCGCCGCTGCCGCCCACCGGGTCAACGGGGGGCAGGCGCCCCGTGAGTCCAACTACGCCGAGCTGCCGATCCTGTCACCCGAGCAGGCGCTGACCCGCTACCAGATCCAGCTGCGGGTGGCCGACGCGCCCGGCTCGCTGGCGGCCGTCGCCCAGGTCTTCGGTGACCACGACGTTTCCATCAACTCGGTGCGGCAGGCCAGCTACGTGGACGTCGGCGACGAGCTGGCGCTGGTCACCATCGTCACCCACGCGGCGCCGGTCGGCAGGCTCGAGGCCGCCGTTGAGGGGCTGCGCGCGCAGGAGCGCGTCGCCGAGGTCGTCTCCACCCGTCGCGTCGAGGGACTGTGA
- the thrB gene encoding homoserine kinase, translated as MRLANERAAVRVPATTANMGPGFDSFGMAFTYYDEVEVRPIVGATSVTVEGVGAGTVPTDDSNLVVRALRAGLDAAGAPQAGFEMHCLNRIPHGGGMGSSASAAVAGLMLARGLLSDPEALPDEEVFRIATGFEGHPDNVAPAVYGGATVAWIEADGTPCAAPMPVDASLAVSLLVPPSTTRLSTEEARKVLPDSVPRADALFNTSRAAILMLALAGRPDLLMAGTEDRLHQEYRRDVLPASMAVMDSLREQGYPAVISGAGPTVLVLADLSQQTRFTLERHGWTVLRPGIDLTGAQLV; from the coding sequence ATGAGACTGGCCAACGAGCGTGCGGCGGTGCGCGTGCCCGCGACCACCGCGAACATGGGCCCCGGCTTCGACTCCTTCGGGATGGCCTTCACCTACTACGACGAGGTCGAGGTCCGCCCGATCGTCGGCGCCACCAGCGTCACCGTCGAGGGCGTGGGGGCGGGCACGGTCCCCACTGACGACTCCAACCTGGTGGTGCGCGCCCTGCGCGCCGGCCTGGACGCCGCCGGCGCGCCGCAGGCGGGATTCGAGATGCACTGCCTCAATCGCATCCCCCACGGAGGCGGCATGGGCTCCTCGGCGAGCGCCGCCGTCGCCGGGCTCATGCTTGCCCGCGGCCTGCTCTCAGACCCGGAGGCGCTTCCGGATGAGGAGGTCTTCCGGATCGCCACCGGCTTCGAGGGGCACCCCGACAACGTCGCCCCCGCCGTATATGGAGGCGCAACCGTCGCCTGGATCGAGGCCGACGGCACCCCGTGCGCCGCCCCTATGCCCGTGGACGCGAGCCTGGCGGTGAGCCTGCTCGTGCCGCCGTCGACGACGCGCCTGAGCACCGAGGAGGCCCGCAAGGTCCTGCCCGACTCCGTGCCCCGCGCCGACGCGCTGTTCAACACCTCCCGCGCCGCCATCCTCATGCTGGCGCTGGCGGGCCGACCCGACCTGCTGATGGCGGGCACCGAGGACCGGCTGCACCAGGAGTACCGCCGCGACGTGCTGCCCGCATCCATGGCCGTCATGGACTCCCTGCGCGAGCAGGGATACCCGGCGGTCATCTCCGGCGCGGGCCCCACCGTGCTGGTCCTGGCGGACCTGTCCCAGCAGACCCGGTTCACCCTGGAGCGTCACGGCTGGACGGTACTGCGTCCCGGCATCGACCTGACCGGCGCGCAGCTGGTGTAA
- the rpmE gene encoding 50S ribosomal protein L31, giving the protein MKQGIHPEYVSTKVTCTCGNSFETRSTVTSGEIRVDVCSECHPFYTGKQKILDTGGRVARFEARYGKRKK; this is encoded by the coding sequence ATGAAGCAGGGAATCCACCCCGAATACGTGTCCACCAAGGTCACGTGCACCTGCGGCAACAGCTTCGAGACCCGTTCCACCGTCACCTCCGGTGAGATCCGCGTGGACGTGTGCTCCGAGTGCCACCCGTTCTACACGGGCAAGCAGAAGATCCTCGACACCGGTGGCCGCGTGGCCCGCTTCGAGGCCCGCTACGGCAAGCGCAAGAAGTAA